The Pseudomonas sp. GD03919 region CAACCGTTACACCTATGCCATCACCCGCGAGCTGTGCGACCAGGTTCATCTGCTCGACGAAGCTTCCATCGCCCGCGGCATTCGCCACGCCTATCGCGAGGAGCGACTGGTAATCGAGGGCGCCGCAGCGGTCGGTATCGCTGCCCTGCTCGACGGGCTGATCGAGCCGCGTGGCCCGGTGGTCGTAGTGATCAGCGGCCGCAATATCGATATCGACCAGCACCTGCGCGTGCTCAATGGCGCCGACGCCTGAGGAGTCCTCCATGGCCAAAACCCTGATTCTCAACCAGGCTGACCTGCGCGACTGCGTCGGCCTAGACGTCGATAGCCTGGCGGTGGTGGAAAACGCCTTCCGCTTGCTCGCCACGGCGCCAGTAGCCATGCCGCCGATCCTGCGTCTGGACGTGCCCGAGCATAACGGCGAGGTGGACGTGAAGACCGCTTACCTGCCCGGCGTCGCCCATTTCGCGATCAAGGTCAGCCCCGGCTTCTTCGACAACCCCAGGCTCGGCCTGCCCAGCCTCAATGGCCTGATGATGTTGTTCTCGGCACAGACCGGCCTGGCCGATGCGCTGCTGCTGGATAACGGCTACCTCACCGCCGTGCGCACCGCGGCCGCTGGCGCCATCGCCGCCAAATGGCTGGCCCGCGAGGACGCCAAGGTGGTCGCCATCCTTGGTGCCGGCGAGCAGGCGCGCTTACAGTTGCAGGTTCTGCGCCTGGTGCGCGAGGTAAGCGAGGTGCGTATCTGGGCGCGTGATCCCGCCAAGGCCCAGGCCATGGCCGCCGAGCTGGACGATGCGCGCGCGGTGGACAGCGTCGACGCGGCGCTGGATGGCGCCGATATCGCCATCACCACCACGCCGAGTCGCGAGCCACTGATCGAGCCGCAGCATCTGCGTCCGGGCCTGCATATCACCGCCATGGGCTCGGATGCCGAGCACAAGAACGAGATCGCCCCGGCCGTGCTGGCGCGGGTCGATGCATACGTGGCTGATCGCCTGAGCCAGACCCGCGTGCTCGGTGAGCTCAATCACGCCATCGCCGCCGGCCTGGTTGCTGCGGATGCTGATTTCGCCGAACTCGGCCAGGTGATCGCCGGCCAGCGTCCCGGTCGCACCGCGCCCGCGCAGATCACCCTGTGCGACCTCACCGGTACCGGCGCCCAGGACACCGCTATCGCCAGCCTCGCCTACCAGCGCGCCGTCGCGGCCGGAAAAGGCCTCAACTTCGATTCATGAACCTGTTGGAGGGGCTTTAGCCGCGACGGATACAGCGAAAGGTCGCGGCTGAAGCCCCTCCCACATCAGCACTGTCGAGCATCACTAACGGGGACTCATCCATGTCCGAAATCGTCGTCAACCTCCCCTTCAGCCGGGAGGAATATGCCCAGCGCCTGGCCAAGACGCGCAGCGCCATGCAGGCCAGGGGCATCGAACTGCTAATCGTCACCGATCCGTCCAACATGGCCTGGCTCACCGGCTATGACGGCTGGTCGTTCTACGTGCACCAGTGCGTGCTGCTGGCGCTCGATGGCGAGCCGGTCTGGTACGGCCGTGGCCAGGATGCCAACGGCGCCAAGCGCACGGTGTTCATGCAGCAGAGCAATATCGTCGGCTACCCCGATCACTACGTGCAGTCCACCGAGCGCCACCCGATGGACTACCTGTCCAAGGAGGTTATCGCCGCACGTGGCTGGGACAAGCTCAGCATCGGCGTCGAGCTGGACAACTACTACTTCAGCGCCGCCGCCTATGGCTCGCTGCAGCGAAATCTGCCCAACGCGCGCTTCGTCGATTCGACTGCGTTGGTCAACTGGCAGCGGGCGATCAAGTCGCCTACCGAGATTGGCTACATGCGCATCGCGGCGAAGATCGTCGAGCAGATGCACGCGGCGATCTTCGACAAGATCGAGCCGGGCCTGCGCAAGAACGAGCTGGTCGCCGAGATCTACCGCACCGGCATCCTCGGTGCCGACGGCCATGGCGGCGACTACCCGGCCATCGTGCCGCTGCTACCCACCGGCGCCGATGCCAGTGCGCCGCACCTGACCTGGGACGACTCGCCGATGATCAGCGGCGCCGGCACCTTCTTCGAGATCGCCGGCTGCTACAAGCGCTACCACTGCCCGCTGTCGCGCACCATCTACCTGGGCAAGCCGCCGCAGCATTTCCTCGACGGCGAGAAGGCCGTGGTCGAAGGCATCGCCGCCGGCCTGGAGGCCGCCAAGCCGGGCAACACCACCGGCGATATCGCCCGCGCCTTCTTCAAGGTGCTGGAGAAATTCGGCATCCACAAGGACAGCCGCTGCGGCTACCCCATCGGCATCAGTTATCCGCCGGACTGGGGCGAGCGCACCATGAGCCTGCGCCCGAGCGACGAAAGCGTGCTGCAGCCGGGGATGACCTTCCACTTCATGCCCGGCCTGTGGCTGGACGACTGGGGCCTGGAGATCACCGAATCGATCCTGATCACCGACAGCGGCGTGGAAACCCTCTGCGACGTACCGCGCAAGCTGTTCGTGAAGGATTGATGCCGCTTGATTGTAGGAGCCGGCTTGCCGGCGATCCGCATCAACAAGGCATCGCTGGCAAGCCAGCTCCTACGAAAAGCGGCGCTATCGAGACATCCACTTATGCCGGGCTTTGCACCATGACCCAACTGCGCGATAACCCCATCAGCCCCACGGTCGATTTCGACCGTGACGGCGTACAACACGGCTTCCTTAAGCTGCCCTATTCCCGCGACGACTCGGCCTGGGGCGCGGTGATGATCCCGGTGACCGTGGTGAAGAACGGCAGCGGCCCCACCGCGCTGCTTACCGGCGGCAACCACGGCGACGAATACGAAGGCCCGTTGGCGTTGAGCAAACTGGCCCAGCGCCTGCGCGCCGAGGACGTCAGCGGTCGGGTGATCATCGTGCCGTTCATGAACGCCCCGGCGGTGCAGGCTGGCACCCGCACCTCGCCAATCGACAAGGGCAATCTCAACCGCAGCTTCCCCGGCAAGCCGGATGGCACGGTGACGCAGAAGATCGCCGATTACTTCCAGCGCACGCTGCTGCCGCTGGCCGACGTGGTGCTGGATATCCACTCCGGCGGCAAGACCCTGGACTTCCTGCCGTTCGCCGCCTGCCACATGTTGCCGGATGCGGCCCAGGACGCTGCCTGCACCGCCGGCATGCGCGCCTTCGCCGCGCCCTACTGCATGCGCATGCTGGAACTCGATGCAGTGGGCATGTACGACACCGCCGCCGAGGAGCTGGGCAAGGTGTTCGTCACCACCGAACTGGGTGGCGGCGGTAGCAGCACGGCGAAAAGCCTGGCCATCGCCGAGCGCGGGGTGCGCAACCTGCTGATCCACTTCGGCTTGCTGCAGGGTGAAATCGAAGCCGCCGAGTCCGTGATGCTCGATATGCCCGACGGCGACTGCTTCGTCGCCAGCGAAGACGACGGCCTGCTGGAAATGTGCCGTGACCTCGGCGATACGGTGGAAAAGGGCGAGGTGATCGCCCGCGTACACAGCGCCCGTCGCACCGGCGAGCCGGCCCGTGAATACCGCGCCAAACGTAGCGGCCTGCTCGCTGCCCGGCACTTCCCCGGGCTGGTGAAAAGTGGTGATACCCTCGCGGTCATCGCCGAGGTGGTGAGTTGAGAAACCCAACCTGCAGCCGCTGTGAGAGCGCCTGGCCATGCTCATGAACGCCGGTAAGGCAAAAACTTCGCGAGCAAGCTCGCTCCTACAGGCCTCGCATCGTTCCCAAGATAGGCGTACTGCCGATGCACAAGCTCGACCGCTATGACCTGAAGATCCTGCGCATCCTCGAAGGCGACGGGCGGATCACCAAGTCGGCCCTGGCCGAGGCGATCAACCTGTCGGTGACGCCTGCCTGGGAGCGGGTGCGCAAGCTGGAAAGCGCCGGGCTGATTAAGGGCTACCGCGCGCAGATCGATTGGGCAGCGCTGTTTCGCAGCCAACAGGTGCTGGTGGAAATCACCCTGGCCCGCCACACCGCGCAGGACATGCGCCGCTTCGAGCAGCGCCTGAGCGAGGCGCCGGAGGTGGGCTTCTGCTACGCCACCGGTGGCGGCGTCGATTACATCGCGATGATCCGCGCCCGCGACATCGACCACTACCAGCGCTTCATCGACCAACTGCTGCTGGAAGACCTCGGCATCGAGCGCTACTTCACTTACATCGTCACCAAGACCATCAAGGCGGACACGGCAGGTGCGCCCGCAGAACTGGACGACTAAGGTACGCCACCATGAGATGTCGGGCATCTGGTGGGTTAGCCGCTTGCCGAGGTGACCGAGCGTTTCACCCCATTTGGCTGCGGCGTAACCCACCATCGGAGCGCTACGTTTCATCGCCTGGTGGGTTACGCGCCGCGATAGTGGGCATCTTCGATTCACGTTCAGCGTCGCTAACCCACTCTACAGTCAGTGGCTCGACCAGCCGTCCTCGCGTGAGGTGGCAGCAGCGCTTCGCCTTCACCGCCGTCAGGCCATCGCCGTGGCCTTAACGGCCTGTGAGGGCGGCTCAGCCGGAGGGGCGCAATTGGGTGCGAATGGTCGGGAATACGAAGGCATAAGCGGTAACCCGTTCGTCGACTCGTCTCGCTTGAAAATGAACCAAAGACTTTTCCCGGGAGTCCGTCTCCGGGACGGGTAGGAGGCTCGTTTTCGATGCAATGCCTTGATTCGGAAAGGCTTCCGCGCAAAGGCCAATCACCAGGGTCACTGGGTTTGAATAAATTCTTCATGTCATTTTGTCTGGGAGGCGCTCTTTTACTGGGAATTTGTACCCAAGCCTCCGCCACCTTTCGCATTCACACCATTCCAGCCACTGCGCCAGCGGCCGTGCCCAAACCGGCCAGCGAAGTGATCGACCGCGCCCTCGGTGCACTGGGCACGCCTTACCGCTGGGGCGGTACCAACCTGCGTCACGGCTTCGATTGCAGCGGCCTGGTGCAATATGCCTTCAAGACTCAGGACGACCTCGACCTGCCACGCACCTCGCGCGCACTGTCACGCGTGGATGCACCGTCGGTGAAGCGCAGCGATCTGCAGCCGGGTGATCTGCTGTTCTTCCGCATTCGCAGCCGCTCGGTGGATCACGTGGCCATCTACATCGGTGAGGGCCGCTTCGTCCACGCGCCACGGCGCGGCACCAAGGTGCGCATCGACCGCCTCAACAATTCGTACTGGCAGCGGCATTTCCAACTGGCCAAGCGGGTGGTGCCGGAGGCTTGAGTAAGCGACGGCGCAACCTTTCATCCGAGCGGCCTGGCCGCTCGTGGGGAAACCTATCCCGTGGGTCAACAACGCGCTAGAATGCGCGCCGCTCGTGGCCATGTCGGCTGCGGCAGTGGGTTCCCTCACCCCACTTCATGAAAAAGGACATCGATATGACCCTGATTCCTGCGTCGGTCAGTCGGCCCGTGCTGGCCGGCCTGATCGCCTTCCATATCCTCATCATCATCGCCAGCAACTACCTGGTGCAGCTGCCGATCACCCTGTTCGGCTGGCATACCACCTGGGGTGCGTTCAGTTTCCCGTTCATCTTCCTGGCCACTGACCTGACCGTGCGCCTGATCGGCAAGCATGCCGCGCGTGTGGTGATCGCCCGGGTGATGCTGCCGGCGCTGCTCGCCTCCTATGTGGTGTCGGTGCTGTTCCACGAAGGCGCCTTCGGCGGCCTGATGGCGCTGGGCGAATTCAACCTGTTCGTCTTCCGTATCGCCGTGGCCAGTTTCCTGGCCTACGCCTTCGGCCAGTTGCTCGATATCCAGGTGTTCGACCGCCTGCGGCAGATGCGCCAGTGGTGGGTCGCGCCAACGGCCTCGACCATCCTCGGCAACCTGCTCGATACCTTCCTGTTCTTCTCGGTGGCCTTCTGGCGCAGCGACGATCCGTTCATGGCGGCCAACTGGGTGGAGATCGCCACGGTGGACTACGTGATCAAGCTGGCCATCAGCCTGATCCTCTTCGTGCCGCTGTACGGCATGCTGCTCAGTGCCATCGTGCGGGCGTTACCGCAGCGTATCGCCACAGCCTGAGCTGAATCCGTAGCCCGGATGCAATCCGGGAATGTTCTGTGCCCTGCCCCGGATTTCATCCGGGCTATGCCACACGAGAATTCTCCTATTGCCCCGCCACCTTCAGAAAAAACTGCGGTCGCGCCTACCCGGCTTGGAAAAAACGCCAAGCCGCCCTTCCCTAGCATGTCTCTCATGCCCATCGGCCCGGAGACATCGCCATGCCCCTCGACCATCCCCTGTTGTTCAAATCGCTGTGCTATGTCGACGGTCACTGGCTGCACAGTGACGATGGCGCCAGCATCGCGGTGCAGAACCCCGCCGACCAGAGCGTGATCGGCCATGTGCCGATGCTTGGCCAGGCGCAGATCACTTCCGCCGTCGACGCCGCCCAACGTGCCTTCGCCGACTGGCGCGAGCAGAGCCTGGAGAGCCGTGCCGGCCTACTGCGCCGCTGGGCCGAGCTGATCCTGCAGCATCAGGAAGATCTGGCGCGCATCCTCAGTCAGGAACAGGGCAAGCCGTTGGCCGAAGCCCGTGGCGAGATCCGTTACGCCGCCAGCTTCATCCCATGGTTCGCCGAAGAGGCGCGCAGGCTCTATGGCCAGACCATTCCCAGCCATATCCCCGGTGCCCAGCTCGGTACGCTGAAGGAGCCGGTCGGCGTTTGCGCCCTGCTCACACCCTGGAATTTCCCCAGTGCGATGATCACCCGCAAGGCGGCTGCGGCCCTGGCCGCCGGCTGCACCGTGGTGGTCAAGCCGGCGCACGAGACGCCCTACAGCGCCTTCGCCCTGGCCCAGTTAGCCGAGGAAGCCGGCTTGCCTGCCGGTGTGTTCAATGTGGTGTTGGGCGAGCCGCAGATGACCATGGAAACCCTGGTCAAGGACACGCGGGTGCGCTCGGTTAGCTTCACCGGCTCGACCCGCGTCGGCAAGCTGGTGCTGCAGGCTGCCGCTGAGGATGTGAAGAAAGTGGCGCTGGAGTTGGGTGGCAACGCGCCGCTGATCGTCTGCGCTGATGTCGATCTCGATCACGCCGTGCAGGTGGCGCTGGATGCCAAGTTCCAGACCTCTGGCCAGGACTGCTGCGCCGCCAACCGCATTCTGGTCGAGCGACCGGTGTACGAAGAATTTCTACAGCGCTTCGCCAAGGCCGTGCGCGACCTGCGCGTCGGCCCTGGCCATGACGCGCGCAACCAGATCGGTCCGCTGATGCACCAGGCTGCGTTGGACGTAACAGCTGCACGGGTTGCCGATGCCATCGAACAGGGCGCGCGCCTGCTGGTCGGAGGTGAGCCCCATGCGCTGGGCGGCTGGTTCTGGCAGCCGACGCTGTTGGCCGACGTTACCGATAGCATGCGCATCTACCGCGAGGAGAACTTCGCCCCCATCGCCGGTGTGCGCGCTTTCGACACCCTAGAGCAAGCCGTGGCCATGGCCAACGACACCGAATACGGTCTGGCCGCCTACATTTGTTCCAACCGCGTGGACGTCGTCCACCCGCTGATCCGCCGCCTCGACCACGCCATGGTGGCGGTCAACGGCACCAAGTTCACCGGCCACCCGATCCCATTCGGTGGTATGAAAGCCTCAGGCCTCGGCCGCGAGGGCGGCACGGAAGGCTTCGAGCCCTTCGTCGAAACCAAGTACTTCTGCATTCATCACCAGGGTCAGCGTTACTGAGCCCATCCGGAGGATTACCCATGAGCCATTACGACGAGCTGTTCGAGCAGGATCGTGCCCACTTCATGCACCCGTCCACCCACGCCCATGACCACGCCAGCGGCGCGCTCAAGGGCCGTATCATCACCGGTGCCTCGGGCATCCGCATTCAGGATCATGAAGGCCGCGAGCTGCTCGACGCCTTTGCCGGCCTGTACTGCGTGAACATCGGCTACGGCCGCACCGAGGTGGCCGAGGCGATCTACAAGCAGGCCAAGGAACTGGCCTACTACCACACCTACGTGGGTCACTCGACCGAGGCCATCATCGAGCTGTCGGCGCGCATCATCGACTGGGCGCCCAAGGGCATGAAGAAGGTCTACTACGGCCTGTCCGGCTCGGACGCCAACGAGACCCAGATCAAGCTGGTGCGCTACTACAACAACGTGCTCGGCCGCCCGGCGAAGAAGAAGATCATCTCCCGCCAGCGCGGCTACCACGGCTCGGGCATCATGACCGGCAGCCTCACCGGCCTGGCCAGTTTCCACCAGCACTTCGACCTGCCTCACGCGGACATCAAGCACGCCGCCTGCCCGCATTTCTACAAGGCGCCGGCCGGCATGGACGAGGCGGCTTTCGTGCGCCACTGCGCCGAGGATCTGGAGCGTCTGATCCTGGCCGAGGGGCCGGAGACCGTGGCCGCCTTTATCGGCGAGCCGGTGATGGGCACCGGCGGCATCATCGTCCCGCCCACCGGTTACTGGGAGGCGATCCAGGCGGTGCTGGCCAAGTACGACATCCTGCTGATCGCCGACGAAGTGGTCTGCGCCTTCGGTCGTCTGGGCACGCCGATGGGCAGCCAGATGTTCGGCATGCAGCCGGACTTGATCACCACCGCCAAGGGCCTGACCAGCGCCTACGCGCCGCTTTCAGCGGTGATCGTCGGCGATAAGGTGTGGAACGTGATCGATGAGGCCTCCAGCCGCGACGGTGCCATGGGTCATGGCTGGACCTACTCTGGTCACCCGATCTGCGCCGCCGCTGCGCTGGCCAACCTGAACATCCTGGAGAAGGAAAATATCTCCGCCAACGCTGCCGAGGTGGGTGCCTATCTCAACCAGCAGCTGCGCCAGACCTTCGAGGGCCATCCGCTGGTGGGCGAGGTGCGTGGCGTCGGTATGCTCGCCGCGCTGGAGTTCATGGCCGACAAGGAGGCGCGTACGCCTTTCGATGCTGCGCTCAAGGTTGGCCCGCGTGTCTCCGCCGCCTGCCTGGAACGCGGCATGATCGCCCGTGCCATGCCGCACGGCGACATCCTCGGTTTCGCCCCACCGCTGGTGCTGACCCGCGCCGAAGCGGATGAAGTGGTGGGTATCGCCAAGGCGGCGGTGGATGCGGTGGCCAGCGAGGTGCTTTGAAGCGAACCGCTGCAATGGGCTTCAGTCGTGAAGGCTGAAGTCCTTCACCCGCGCGGTGCGCATGGCGCACCCTACAGCACCTCGCGAACCGTAGGGTGCGCCGTGCGCACCGAGTCGATCAGCGTTGCTTGTCCAGCTTGCGCACAAACACGCTCATTTCCTTCTCGGCCTGCTTGTCGCCCTTGGCCTGGGCGGCTTTGAGGCCCTGCTGCCAGGCCTGGCGTGCACCTTCGGCTTCGCCCTTGGCCTGCAGCGCCTTGCCCAGCAGTTTCCAGGCGGCGGAATAGCCGGGGTCGAATTCGACGCAGCGCTGCAGGTGCTCGGCCGCCTGCGCGGCATTGCCGCCATCCAGGTGGCCTTGCCCAGGCCGAAGCGCAGCAGGGCGTTGTCCATGCTCTTGGCCAGCATCTTTTCCAGCGCATCTGTACTCATTTCGGCTCCTGCATCGTCATGGTGGGCTTCCCCGGATTTCATCTGATGGGATGGACTCCTCCTCCCACGGACGGCATCGCAATGTGCCAGATTGTCTATACCTGAGAAGGGTCACCGACAAACGCTGTAGAGAGGAGGAGTCCGCCATGAATCGTAGCGCACCTACCCACTGTCCGTTGTATTGCGTGGATCTGGCCAAGCATAAATTTCAGGTTCATGGTTATTCGGCCGACGGCCATCGCCAACAATGCCTGACGCTGAGTCGCAGCCAGTTCGACAGGCTATTTTGTGAAGAGTCCAATAGTGATTGCCTTGTGGTGATGGAAGCCTGCGCCAGCAGCAATTATTGGTGCCGACGTCTTTTGGCGTTGGGTTATCGGGTTAAACGAGTTCCCGCTCAATTTGTCGACAAACAGCGCATCGGCAACAAGACCGATGGCAATGATGCCGATGCGATCTTTGCCGTCCACCAGGATCGGCGAGTAGGTGCTGTTGCGGTCAAAACGGTTGAGCAGCAGGATTTGTGCGCTCAGCACCGGCTGCGGGAACTGCTGGTTGGTCAGCGCACCCAGTTACTCAATCAGGCCCGGAGTCTGCTGGCCGAGCGTGGTCAGATAGCGCCACAGGGGCGTGTTGCGCTGGAGGCGTTGATCCGCCTGGTATGCCAGGAGGAGCCCAATCAAGAGGTGAGCGCCGGCCTGATCGAGCTACTTGAACAGATCACATGCCAAGTCGCCGGTATCGACGCGCAGATCCAGAGCATCGAAGGCCGACTCAAAGCTGCCAGCCAAGCATCCGTCTTGATTCGGCAGGTACAGAGCATCCACGGTGTGGGGCTGATCACTGCCACAGCAGTGGTTGCCGAGTACGGTAACAACATCAGCCACTTTGCCGATGCCCGTCAGTTCGCCGCGAGCTTGGGGGTGACCCCCAGTGAGCGCTCTTCAGGTCAGCAGCGACGATTGGGGGGGATCACTCGGCGTGGCAATCCCTACCTGCGAACGCTGCTGGTACAGGGTGCCCAATCGGTGCTCAATCACTGCCAGAGACGTGAGGATGCCATTAGCCAGGTGGCTCGACGCTTGCTGGAGAGTAAACGACGCACGGTAGCCGTTATCGCCATAGCCAACCGTTTGGCGCGGATCATCTATGCCGTGATCAAACACAACACCCCTTATCGGGCTCAGCCACAGCAGGCCTGAGCCTTAACCCAACAAGGAGGTACAACCGACAGCGCAACGGAAGATGGAATAAGGATCAGATCCGGCTGGAGAAATGCCGAGTAGCCCGCAGCCCCATGATAGGGTCGCTCATCCGATAGGCACTCCAGCAGCGAACGCCCCATCTAGGCTCGGGAGCAACGGCTCCCTTTACGAAGTCGAATATACGGTCGCGTTGATCACCATCTTGCTACTTGCGCCAGAGGAGGAGTCCATATACGGGCTACGCGCTGGTAGCCGGATGTAATCCGGGACTCAGAAGAAGGTCAGACCGGCCTGGAACAGGCGCTCGACATCGCGAATGTATTTCTTGTCGACCACGAACAGAATCACGTGGTCGCCGGACTCAATCACCGTGTCGTCGTGGGCGATCAGAACTTCTTCGTCGCGGATGATGGCGCCGATGGTGGTGCTCGGTGGCAGGGCGATGTCTTCGATGGCGCGGCCGATCACCTTGCTCGATTTGGCATCGCCATGGGCGATCACTTCCAGCGCCTCTGCGGCGCCACGGCGCAGGCTGTGCACGCTTTCGATATCGCCACGGCGCACGTGGGTCAGCAGCGTGCCGATGGTGGCCAACTGCGGGCTGATGGCGATGTCGATCTCGCCGCCCTGCACCAGGTCGACGTAGGCAGGGTTGTTGATGATGGTCATTACCTTGCGCGCGCCCAGGCGTTTGGCCAGCAGCGAGGACATGATGTTGGCCTCGTCGTCGTTGGTCAGGGCGAGGAAGATGTCGGCATCGTTGATGTTCTCTTCTACCAGCAGGTCGCGATCCGACGCGCTGCCCTGCAGCACGATGGTGCTGTCGAGGCTTTCCGACAGGTAGCGGCAGCGCGCCGGGTTCATCTCGATGATCTTCACCTGGTAGCGGCTTTCGATGGCCTCGGCCAGGCGTTCGCCGATGTTGCCACCGCCGGCGATCACCACGCGCTTGTAGCTGTCTTCCAGGCGGCGCATCTCGCTCATCACTGCGCGGATATGTGCCTTGGCCGCGATGAAGAACACCTCGTCATCGGCCTCGATGATGGTGTCGCCCTTGGGCATGATCGGCCGGTTGCGGCGGAAAATGGCGGCCACGCGGGTGTCGACGTTGGGCATGTGCTGGCGCAACTGGCGCAGCTGCTGGCCGACCAGCGGGCCGCCGTAGTAGGCCTTGACCGCCACCAACTGGGCCTTGCCTTCGGCGAAGTCGATCACCTGCAGGGCGCCGGGGTATTCGATCAGGCGTCTGATGTAGTTGGTCACCACCTGCTCGGGGCTGATCAGCACGTCGACCGGAATCGCTTCGTTGTCGAACAGCGCCTC contains the following coding sequences:
- the doeB gene encoding N(2)-acetyl-L-2,4-diaminobutanoate deacetylase DoeB yields the protein MTQLRDNPISPTVDFDRDGVQHGFLKLPYSRDDSAWGAVMIPVTVVKNGSGPTALLTGGNHGDEYEGPLALSKLAQRLRAEDVSGRVIIVPFMNAPAVQAGTRTSPIDKGNLNRSFPGKPDGTVTQKIADYFQRTLLPLADVVLDIHSGGKTLDFLPFAACHMLPDAAQDAACTAGMRAFAAPYCMRMLELDAVGMYDTAAEELGKVFVTTELGGGGSSTAKSLAIAERGVRNLLIHFGLLQGEIEAAESVMLDMPDGDCFVASEDDGLLEMCRDLGDTVEKGEVIARVHSARRTGEPAREYRAKRSGLLAARHFPGLVKSGDTLAVIAEVVS
- a CDS encoding C40 family peptidase; the protein is MQCLDSERLPRKGQSPGSLGLNKFFMSFCLGGALLLGICTQASATFRIHTIPATAPAAVPKPASEVIDRALGALGTPYRWGGTNLRHGFDCSGLVQYAFKTQDDLDLPRTSRALSRVDAPSVKRSDLQPGDLLFFRIRSRSVDHVAIYIGEGRFVHAPRRGTKVRIDRLNNSYWQRHFQLAKRVVPEA
- a CDS encoding NAD-dependent succinate-semialdehyde dehydrogenase, with translation MPLDHPLLFKSLCYVDGHWLHSDDGASIAVQNPADQSVIGHVPMLGQAQITSAVDAAQRAFADWREQSLESRAGLLRRWAELILQHQEDLARILSQEQGKPLAEARGEIRYAASFIPWFAEEARRLYGQTIPSHIPGAQLGTLKEPVGVCALLTPWNFPSAMITRKAAAALAAGCTVVVKPAHETPYSAFALAQLAEEAGLPAGVFNVVLGEPQMTMETLVKDTRVRSVSFTGSTRVGKLVLQAAAEDVKKVALELGGNAPLIVCADVDLDHAVQVALDAKFQTSGQDCCAANRILVERPVYEEFLQRFAKAVRDLRVGPGHDARNQIGPLMHQAALDVTAARVADAIEQGARLLVGGEPHALGGWFWQPTLLADVTDSMRIYREENFAPIAGVRAFDTLEQAVAMANDTEYGLAAYICSNRVDVVHPLIRRLDHAMVAVNGTKFTGHPIPFGGMKASGLGREGGTEGFEPFVETKYFCIHHQGQRY
- the doeA gene encoding ectoine hydrolase DoeA (DoeA (degradation of ectoine A) is also called EutD (ectoine utilization D).); the encoded protein is MSEIVVNLPFSREEYAQRLAKTRSAMQARGIELLIVTDPSNMAWLTGYDGWSFYVHQCVLLALDGEPVWYGRGQDANGAKRTVFMQQSNIVGYPDHYVQSTERHPMDYLSKEVIAARGWDKLSIGVELDNYYFSAAAYGSLQRNLPNARFVDSTALVNWQRAIKSPTEIGYMRIAAKIVEQMHAAIFDKIEPGLRKNELVAEIYRTGILGADGHGGDYPAIVPLLPTGADASAPHLTWDDSPMISGAGTFFEIAGCYKRYHCPLSRTIYLGKPPQHFLDGEKAVVEGIAAGLEAAKPGNTTGDIARAFFKVLEKFGIHKDSRCGYPIGISYPPDWGERTMSLRPSDESVLQPGMTFHFMPGLWLDDWGLEITESILITDSGVETLCDVPRKLFVKD
- a CDS encoding Lrp/AsnC family transcriptional regulator codes for the protein MHKLDRYDLKILRILEGDGRITKSALAEAINLSVTPAWERVRKLESAGLIKGYRAQIDWAALFRSQQVLVEITLARHTAQDMRRFEQRLSEAPEVGFCYATGGGVDYIAMIRARDIDHYQRFIDQLLLEDLGIERYFTYIVTKTIKADTAGAPAELDD
- the eutC gene encoding ectoine utilization protein EutC, which gives rise to MAKTLILNQADLRDCVGLDVDSLAVVENAFRLLATAPVAMPPILRLDVPEHNGEVDVKTAYLPGVAHFAIKVSPGFFDNPRLGLPSLNGLMMLFSAQTGLADALLLDNGYLTAVRTAAAGAIAAKWLAREDAKVVAILGAGEQARLQLQVLRLVREVSEVRIWARDPAKAQAMAAELDDARAVDSVDAALDGADIAITTTPSREPLIEPQHLRPGLHITAMGSDAEHKNEIAPAVLARVDAYVADRLSQTRVLGELNHAIAAGLVAADADFAELGQVIAGQRPGRTAPAQITLCDLTGTGAQDTAIASLAYQRAVAAGKGLNFDS
- a CDS encoding 7-cyano-7-deazaguanine/7-aminomethyl-7-deazaguanine transporter, whose translation is MTLIPASVSRPVLAGLIAFHILIIIASNYLVQLPITLFGWHTTWGAFSFPFIFLATDLTVRLIGKHAARVVIARVMLPALLASYVVSVLFHEGAFGGLMALGEFNLFVFRIAVASFLAYAFGQLLDIQVFDRLRQMRQWWVAPTASTILGNLLDTFLFFSVAFWRSDDPFMAANWVEIATVDYVIKLAISLILFVPLYGMLLSAIVRALPQRIATA
- a CDS encoding IS110 family transposase, yielding MNRSAPTHCPLYCVDLAKHKFQVHGYSADGHRQQCLTLSRSQFDRLFCEESNSDCLVVMEACASSNYWCRRLLALGYRVKRVPAQFVDKQRIGNKTDGNDADAIFAVHQDRRVGAVAVKTVEQQDLCAQHRLRELLVGQRTQLLNQARSLLAERGQIAPQGRVALEALIRLVCQEEPNQEVSAGLIELLEQITCQVAGIDAQIQSIEGRLKAASQASVLIRQVQSIHGVGLITATAVVAEYGNNISHFADARQFAASLGVTPSERSSGQQRRLGGITRRGNPYLRTLLVQGAQSVLNHCQRREDAISQVARRLLESKRRTVAVIAIANRLARIIYAVIKHNTPYRAQPQQA
- a CDS encoding aspartate aminotransferase family protein, giving the protein MSHYDELFEQDRAHFMHPSTHAHDHASGALKGRIITGASGIRIQDHEGRELLDAFAGLYCVNIGYGRTEVAEAIYKQAKELAYYHTYVGHSTEAIIELSARIIDWAPKGMKKVYYGLSGSDANETQIKLVRYYNNVLGRPAKKKIISRQRGYHGSGIMTGSLTGLASFHQHFDLPHADIKHAACPHFYKAPAGMDEAAFVRHCAEDLERLILAEGPETVAAFIGEPVMGTGGIIVPPTGYWEAIQAVLAKYDILLIADEVVCAFGRLGTPMGSQMFGMQPDLITTAKGLTSAYAPLSAVIVGDKVWNVIDEASSRDGAMGHGWTYSGHPICAAAALANLNILEKENISANAAEVGAYLNQQLRQTFEGHPLVGEVRGVGMLAALEFMADKEARTPFDAALKVGPRVSAACLERGMIARAMPHGDILGFAPPLVLTRAEADEVVGIAKAAVDAVASEVL